A single Prevotella sp. E15-22 DNA region contains:
- a CDS encoding tail fiber domain-containing protein: MNRLFIFVVLSTMVLVNANAQLKVNSNGNVKVASSSSDFSPRLSVGNNCYYSGYASSFGVAATPLVRDNHNNIGVEGYVNANQSFSSERNFGMLGMTTINLNHGKNYGVAGFLDFSPSSLNNGGGAGIYATNYQYLYAYPDNIPGIYAAYIHGETNLDGVTIAREIYTPADDRISRNAEAMETRSSDDNNTLDNLLKLNVREYYVKDQQTARAAANTTDMSNEIRQAYEYMKKDEEKMNSRRRYGVSAQQLQKVYPSLVMEGQDGYLYVNYTELVPLLLRSIQELKSELDEVKGNGRYAKQKNLEKIEVNSNIIEDDVEKRATSIIVPLNLNGQQIGVKRVK; the protein is encoded by the coding sequence ATGAACCGACTTTTTATTTTCGTAGTGTTATCAACTATGGTTTTGGTTAACGCCAATGCCCAGTTAAAAGTTAATTCAAATGGCAATGTGAAAGTTGCTTCGTCTTCGTCAGATTTCAGCCCTCGCCTTTCTGTAGGAAATAACTGCTACTATTCAGGCTATGCCAGTAGTTTTGGCGTTGCGGCCACACCACTTGTAAGAGACAATCATAATAATATTGGTGTTGAGGGTTATGTCAATGCCAATCAGTCGTTCTCATCTGAAAGAAACTTTGGCATGCTAGGAATGACAACGATAAACCTCAACCACGGCAAGAACTATGGTGTTGCAGGATTTCTTGATTTCAGTCCGTCATCCTTAAACAATGGTGGGGGTGCAGGAATATACGCAACAAACTACCAATACCTTTATGCCTATCCTGATAATATTCCTGGAATCTATGCAGCATATATTCATGGTGAGACAAACTTGGATGGAGTGACCATCGCACGAGAGATATACACCCCTGCAGACGACAGGATTAGTCGTAATGCAGAAGCGATGGAGACAAGAAGTAGTGATGATAACAACACACTAGATAATCTGCTTAAGCTGAATGTTAGGGAGTATTATGTGAAAGACCAACAAACGGCAAGAGCTGCTGCAAACACAACGGATATGTCAAATGAGATTAGGCAGGCTTATGAGTATATGAAGAAAGATGAAGAGAAAATGAACTCCCGTCGCCGCTATGGTGTTTCTGCTCAACAGCTACAGAAGGTCTATCCTAGTTTAGTGATGGAAGGACAGGATGGTTATCTATATGTGAACTATACTGAGCTTGTACCATTGCTTCTTCGCTCTATACAGGAATTGAAAAGTGAGTTGGATGAAGTGAAAGGAAATGGTAGGTATGCAAAACAAAAGAACTTAGAGAAAATAGAAGTTAATTCGAATATAATAGAAGATGACGTAGAAAAAAGAGCCACATCGATTATTGTACCTCTTAATTTAAACGGTCAGCAGATAGGTGTTAAGCGAGTAAAATAA
- a CDS encoding C25 family cysteine peptidase, translating to MDKYKNNRFYTLLFTVFLLSCFENVFSQKWICFTENNTKIPVEKEIVIDNEDSYKIHIILNGIYDNCQTNKYGTFHSLTFGEYGFLAEEGHPELPTMSQLIAIPPGTKPSISIEENTWTGISIGRIFPVQKQYYDESATKEFLIDYAAYKRDFLPELYHHSQEMSWRGIKNMSVQICPFKYYPQNDSLYILTDFYLKVDFRKNTSTRNVLYRETNHFGLFENSVYVEKKGSLHDSKSDNYDYLIVLGNNNLYGEWLKEFRRWKAYKGLKTKVILSDSKSFIKDYITSAYRNNGLKYVLLVGDTRMIPPQSFLYYDDNGKHHYYESDYWYGCVDGENDVQQDVAIARFPVSELTPYNDFIKMIIKTIRYESWKNLDYKALLISHSYPEYTSCCDSIYNYTYSEPLPFVKLYGDNNTIRNVDINNGINQGAHIINYRGHASNNYWGSPNWNSSNETYLESEIHNIHSNTNAVFFSIACYTGSIHLDSCMLKTFLRAPGGAVSFLGSSRPSKTGENSLFNKLLYRNLLDSMSYNLGNVVMRSSINNIQISCNKERAIGNVFSYINGGDPSLELWTDLPQSFGDVRLLEENNNLIIVTQSNNYSVSVVSEDGDLIGLYSAGSANSCTFPRPLGNFYIGVNKHNYIPHVIYYNVDKGIIQNETINVDSYYHHTPIMIGDGVSMDIMSGPVIVKKGTKLIITNRSEGVKIDTGFECEKGAILEIK from the coding sequence ATGGATAAATATAAGAACAACAGATTCTATACATTGTTATTTACAGTTTTCTTGCTCTCCTGTTTTGAGAATGTATTTTCTCAGAAATGGATTTGCTTTACTGAGAATAATACGAAGATTCCCGTGGAAAAGGAAATTGTTATTGACAATGAAGATTCTTATAAGATACATATTATTCTTAATGGCATATATGACAATTGCCAAACAAACAAATATGGTACTTTCCATAGTTTAACCTTTGGAGAATATGGATTTCTTGCGGAAGAGGGCCATCCTGAACTACCGACTATGTCGCAATTGATTGCTATTCCACCAGGAACAAAGCCTTCTATATCTATAGAAGAGAATACATGGACAGGAATCAGTATCGGAAGAATTTTCCCTGTTCAAAAGCAATATTATGATGAATCTGCCACGAAAGAATTTCTCATAGATTATGCTGCTTATAAGAGGGATTTTCTTCCTGAGTTATATCACCATAGTCAGGAAATGTCATGGCGTGGAATAAAAAACATGAGTGTCCAGATATGTCCATTTAAGTATTATCCCCAAAATGATAGTTTATACATATTGACAGATTTCTATTTAAAGGTTGATTTTCGGAAGAATACAAGCACAAGAAATGTTCTTTATAGAGAAACAAACCATTTTGGACTATTTGAGAATTCAGTTTATGTTGAAAAAAAAGGGAGTTTACACGATTCTAAAAGTGATAATTATGATTATCTTATTGTTCTTGGAAACAATAATCTTTATGGTGAATGGTTGAAGGAGTTTAGACGATGGAAGGCATATAAGGGCTTAAAAACTAAGGTAATTCTATCAGATTCGAAGTCTTTTATCAAGGATTATATAACTTCAGCTTATAGAAATAATGGCTTAAAATATGTTCTTTTGGTTGGCGATACACGAATGATTCCTCCTCAATCATTCTTATATTATGACGATAATGGAAAACATCATTATTACGAAAGCGATTACTGGTATGGCTGTGTGGATGGTGAAAATGACGTTCAACAAGATGTTGCTATAGCACGCTTTCCAGTTAGCGAATTGACGCCGTATAACGATTTTATTAAGATGATAATTAAAACCATCAGATATGAATCTTGGAAGAATCTGGATTATAAGGCATTATTAATCTCTCATAGCTATCCAGAGTATACATCTTGTTGTGATTCGATTTATAATTACACTTACTCAGAGCCTCTGCCATTTGTTAAGTTGTATGGAGATAATAATACAATTAGAAATGTAGATATAAACAATGGAATCAATCAGGGGGCACATATAATTAATTATCGAGGACATGCTTCTAATAACTATTGGGGATCTCCAAATTGGAATAGTTCTAACGAAACATACTTAGAGTCAGAGATTCATAATATTCATTCAAACACAAACGCGGTATTCTTCTCTATCGCCTGTTACACCGGAAGTATTCATCTTGACTCGTGTATGCTGAAAACATTTTTGCGTGCTCCTGGGGGTGCAGTGTCGTTTCTAGGGTCAAGTAGACCGTCAAAAACAGGTGAAAACTCGTTGTTTAATAAATTATTGTATCGGAATCTACTTGATAGTATGAGCTATAATTTGGGTAATGTGGTTATGAGGTCATCTATAAATAACATTCAAATAAGTTGCAATAAGGAACGAGCAATTGGTAATGTCTTTTCATATATTAATGGCGGTGATCCATCGCTGGAATTGTGGACGGATTTACCTCAATCGTTTGGTGACGTTAGATTGTTGGAGGAAAACAATAATTTAATAATTGTGACACAGAGTAATAACTATAGCGTTTCTGTGGTTAGTGAAGATGGTGATCTTATTGGTTTGTATTCCGCTGGATCTGCTAATTCATGTACGTTTCCTCGCCCCTTGGGAAATTTTTATATTGGCGTAAACAAACATAATTATATTCCGCATGTTATATACTATAATGTCGACAAGGGTATTATACAAAACGAGACAATTAATGTTGACTCATATTATCATCATACACCAATAATGATTGGTGATGGTGTGTCTATGGATATAATGTCAGGACCAGTAATCGTAAAAAAGGGAACCAAACTAATAATAACTAATAGGTCCGAAGGTGTTAAAATTGATACTGGATTCGAATGCGAAAAGGGGGCTATATTAGAAATAAAATAG
- a CDS encoding carboxypeptidase-like regulatory domain-containing protein, protein MRICFKGYNPGGAINRHVTVKLEDRYDRYVHTIFDGDCTIPHGGSAEKSIVLLDLKLPKAYLASGGHTDSFVFESYGDVSQDSVYFEAYRFSSTSSFYDPYPIVTVSSEVKDLTGIIRNQDGQPVVGAQICLTNDRDTFCVETDANGQYTKRIRKMIWLDARIKALGCAPFFDYKFWNRGVSIRGEATADAVLTDVVHYKAGQMASIILPSIPDLSSGRYYKLARREDTKDGNQRIANLYFVQEENPQANMPYVIFPKHDFDIVVSDYDIESLPDEVPFRLSYLSWNSQEKTTSIIGSFSNKPLYADSEEQHLFYIDESSPDNCQNGFPENLSEGRSAAFRCYIREAERNCKLFFEDVNSINEVEADAKIHSDKLYDLQGRYVQGLPKHGVYIQNGRKVMK, encoded by the coding sequence GTGCGGATATGTTTTAAGGGCTACAATCCTGGTGGGGCGATTAATCGTCACGTGACTGTGAAGCTAGAGGACCGCTATGACAGATATGTTCATACCATTTTTGATGGAGACTGTACTATCCCACATGGCGGATCAGCAGAGAAGAGTATCGTCTTGTTAGACTTGAAACTTCCTAAAGCATATTTGGCATCAGGCGGTCATACTGACTCTTTTGTCTTTGAGAGCTATGGCGATGTGTCACAAGATTCTGTTTATTTTGAGGCCTATCGCTTCTCTTCTACCTCGTCATTTTATGATCCATATCCCATTGTAACTGTCTCGTCAGAGGTGAAAGATCTAACAGGTATCATCAGGAATCAAGATGGACAACCTGTGGTAGGTGCACAGATTTGTTTAACAAACGATAGGGATACATTCTGTGTAGAGACGGATGCCAATGGACAATATACCAAGAGAATTCGTAAGATGATATGGCTGGATGCTCGTATCAAGGCTTTAGGATGCGCTCCTTTCTTTGATTATAAGTTTTGGAATCGAGGTGTCAGCATTCGTGGGGAGGCTACTGCGGATGCCGTTTTAACAGATGTCGTTCACTACAAGGCAGGACAGATGGCCAGTATTATTCTGCCTTCAATCCCAGATCTGTCGTCTGGACGATACTACAAACTTGCGCGACGTGAAGATACAAAAGATGGTAATCAACGGATAGCGAATCTTTATTTTGTTCAAGAGGAGAATCCTCAGGCCAACATGCCTTATGTTATTTTCCCCAAGCACGATTTCGACATCGTGGTTTCTGATTATGATATTGAGTCATTGCCAGACGAAGTTCCTTTCAGACTATCCTATCTTTCTTGGAACTCTCAAGAAAAGACCACGAGTATCATTGGCTCTTTCTCGAATAAGCCTCTGTATGCTGATTCGGAGGAGCAGCACTTGTTTTATATTGACGAAAGCAGTCCTGATAATTGCCAGAATGGTTTTCCTGAGAATCTGTCGGAAGGACGTTCTGCTGCTTTTCGTTGTTATATCAGAGAGGCAGAAAGGAACTGCAAACTCTTTTTCGAAGATGTTAATTCTATAAACGAAGTAGAGGCAGATGCAAAAATACATTCTGATAAACTCTATGACCTCCAGGGCCGTTATGTTCAAGGCTTGCCCAAGCATGGGGTGTATATCCAGAATGGGAGGAAGGTGATGAAATAA
- a CDS encoding T9SS type A sorting domain-containing protein, which produces MKKIFFLSFLMVLSTIKLYAQLKVSNDGKVKIASTFTNSQSLLTVGNSGYSTGATSIGVIGSPIVKDSKINVGVLGNVVANQEHSHDKNYGVLGITGVNGNHGRNFGVSGMIGFNPNYSYLGGAGIYATNYTYMLSNPDNIQGLYAAYFHGNTNLHGRTIAQEIYTPADERLSGNVESMSVKSRESGNTLDNLLELNVLEYNLKNQQTTRVAANAADMPDEIRQAYEYMKKDEEKMNSRRRYGVSAQQLQKVYPSLVMEGQDGYLYVNYTELVPLLLRSIQELKAELDEVKGNDDKVKYARAADFDDESADVSDATKIPSVASLAQNTPNPFTERTTIRFTLPDNTRNAYIYIFDMSGKMQKQIPIDSSMQSVTIEGYELSAGMYIYSLVIGGKEVKTRRMILSK; this is translated from the coding sequence ATGAAAAAAATTTTTTTTCTTTCTTTTTTGATGGTCTTGTCAACTATCAAATTGTATGCTCAGTTAAAAGTCTCAAATGACGGTAAAGTAAAAATCGCGTCTACTTTTACAAATTCACAGTCTTTGCTCACTGTGGGGAATAGCGGTTATTCAACAGGTGCTACAAGTATTGGCGTAATAGGTTCTCCAATAGTGAAAGACAGTAAAATTAATGTGGGAGTTCTAGGAAATGTTGTAGCAAATCAGGAACACTCCCATGATAAAAACTATGGTGTACTTGGTATTACTGGTGTGAATGGAAATCATGGACGCAACTTCGGCGTAAGCGGAATGATTGGTTTTAATCCAAATTATTCATATCTGGGCGGAGCAGGAATCTATGCAACGAATTATACTTATATGTTGTCAAATCCCGATAATATTCAGGGGTTGTATGCGGCTTATTTCCATGGTAATACAAACTTGCATGGTCGTACTATTGCACAGGAAATCTATACGCCTGCAGACGAAAGACTTAGTGGAAATGTTGAATCTATGTCTGTTAAGAGTAGGGAAAGCGGAAATACGCTAGACAATCTGCTGGAACTAAATGTTCTGGAATACAACCTCAAGAATCAACAAACGACAAGAGTTGCCGCTAACGCTGCGGACATGCCTGATGAAATCAGACAGGCTTATGAGTATATGAAGAAAGACGAAGAGAAAATGAATTCCCGTCGCCGCTATGGTGTTTCCGCTCAACAGCTACAGAAGGTCTATCCTAGTTTGGTGATGGAGGGACAAGATGGTTATCTATATGTGAACTATACTGAGCTTGTACCATTGCTTCTTCGCTCTATACAGGAATTGAAAGCTGAATTGGATGAAGTGAAAGGAAACGACGACAAGGTGAAGTATGCTCGTGCTGCCGATTTTGATGATGAGTCTGCTGATGTCAGCGATGCCACAAAAATCCCTTCAGTAGCTTCGCTTGCCCAGAACACTCCCAATCCCTTTACGGAGCGTACCACCATTCGCTTCACTTTGCCAGACAATACACGTAATGCCTACATTTACATTTTCGACATGTCAGGCAAGATGCAAAAGCAGATTCCCATTGACAGTTCTATGCAAAGTGTAACTATAGAAGGTTATGAACTAAGTGCTGGCATGTATATCTACTCTCTTGTTATTGGTGGTAAAGAGGTAAAGACCCGTAGAATGATTTTGTCGAAGTAA